In Novipirellula caenicola, a single window of DNA contains:
- a CDS encoding HypC/HybG/HupF family hydrogenase formation chaperone, whose product MCLGIPGRVVETFIEHDVMMGKVDFGGVFKQVCLNLTPDAEVGKYVIVHVGFALQVIDESEAEKVFEFLQHMDDLQELRAGEEDANVEGAP is encoded by the coding sequence ATGTGTCTTGGGATCCCTGGAAGGGTCGTCGAAACCTTCATCGAGCATGATGTCATGATGGGAAAGGTTGATTTCGGCGGCGTCTTCAAACAGGTCTGTCTGAATCTGACTCCGGATGCGGAAGTTGGCAAGTATGTGATTGTGCACGTCGGATTTGCCTTGCAAGTGATCGATGAATCGGAAGCGGAAAAGGTTTTTGAGTTTCTGCAGCACATGGATGATTTGCAGGAGTTACGGGCAGGCGAAGAGGACGCGAACGTGGAGGGGGCGCCGTGA
- the hypD gene encoding hydrogenase formation protein HypD: MKFQAEYRDLVAAKKLQRAIGEIVTQPWTIMEVCGGQTHTIVRYGIDELLPDEVELVHGPGCPVCVTPLELIDKAIEIASCDDVIFCSFGDMLRVPGSRHDLFEIKASGGDVRIVYSPLDCLKVAEQNPDRTVVFFAVGFETTAPANAMAVWQAKKRRIDNFAVLVSHVLVPPAMESILSSPNHRVQGFLGAGHVCSVMGYEDYEPLATRYQVPIVVTGFEPVDLLEGIYRCVRMLEQGKIGVDNQYARAVKREGSRVAQGLIKEVFEVTDRKWRGIGTIPHSGFRLRSEYERFDAEQRFAVGDVQVRESSKCISGMVLQGIHKPHECPAFGKECTPEHPLGATMVSSEGACAAYYNYGRLLESHQPSCSSTLAGKPAIVPLPTD; encoded by the coding sequence GTGAAATTCCAAGCGGAATATCGCGACCTCGTTGCGGCAAAAAAACTTCAGCGGGCGATCGGCGAAATCGTCACCCAGCCGTGGACGATTATGGAGGTCTGCGGCGGTCAAACGCATACGATCGTTCGCTACGGTATCGATGAACTGCTGCCGGATGAAGTTGAATTGGTGCACGGCCCTGGATGTCCGGTTTGTGTCACTCCGCTGGAATTGATTGACAAGGCTATCGAAATTGCATCCTGCGATGACGTTATCTTTTGTTCGTTTGGTGACATGTTGCGAGTTCCTGGCAGCCGGCATGATCTGTTTGAGATCAAAGCCAGCGGCGGCGACGTGCGGATCGTCTATTCGCCGCTGGATTGTTTGAAAGTTGCCGAGCAAAATCCCGACCGAACGGTTGTCTTTTTCGCAGTCGGATTCGAAACGACGGCCCCTGCCAATGCAATGGCCGTGTGGCAGGCCAAAAAGCGGAGGATCGACAACTTTGCCGTGCTCGTTTCCCACGTGTTGGTCCCACCGGCGATGGAATCAATTTTGTCGTCACCGAATCATCGGGTTCAAGGTTTCCTCGGCGCTGGACACGTCTGTTCGGTGATGGGATACGAAGATTACGAGCCGTTGGCCACGCGTTATCAAGTTCCCATCGTCGTCACCGGGTTTGAGCCTGTCGATTTGCTCGAAGGGATTTACCGCTGTGTGCGGATGCTCGAGCAAGGCAAAATCGGTGTCGACAATCAATACGCACGAGCGGTCAAACGCGAGGGAAGTCGCGTCGCGCAAGGCTTGATCAAAGAAGTGTTCGAGGTGACTGATCGCAAGTGGCGCGGTATCGGCACGATCCCCCACAGCGGATTTCGGTTGCGATCCGAATACGAACGCTTTGACGCCGAACAGCGATTTGCTGTCGGCGACGTGCAAGTGCGGGAATCGAGCAAATGCATCAGCGGAATGGTTTTACAAGGCATTCATAAACCACACGAATGTCCGGCGTTCGGCAAGGAATGTACGCCCGAGCATCCTTTGGGGGCAACGATGGTGTCGTCCGAAGGAGCCTGCGCGGCCTACTACAACTACGGACGGTTGCTGGAATCTCACCAACCCTCGTGTTCCTCAACGTTGGCCGGGAAACCCGCAATCGTTCCACTTCCGACAGATTAA
- the hypE gene encoding hydrogenase expression/formation protein HypE, producing MPPIADFDQMSCPTPRRQHERVLLGHGSGGKLSADLIQRVFLKELGNDVLSSLEDSATLALGSLEPAVDDARSGPRIAFTTDSFVVKPLFFPGGDIGKLAVFGTVNDLAVVGATPLYLSAAFILEEGFEIELLRRIVISMRHACDQAGVTLVTGDTKVVDRGKGDEVFITTTGIGLHAANHALSIRNARPGDQIIVSGTIGDHGMTIMSTREGIEFETALQSDTAPLNDLTRAMLDACPSIRVMRDPTRGGVSSTLNELATASNVGILLDEASIPVRPEVHSACEMLGLDPMYVANEGKLIVVVAEQDCQSLMKVMKQHPLGRDAAVIGNVTADHAGMVVMRTLVGGQRVVTMLAGEQLPRIC from the coding sequence ATGCCCCCGATTGCCGACTTTGATCAAATGAGTTGTCCCACCCCGCGTCGTCAACACGAGCGTGTGCTTCTCGGACACGGCAGCGGCGGCAAGTTGAGTGCGGATCTGATCCAGCGTGTCTTTCTGAAGGAACTCGGCAACGACGTGCTCTCGTCGCTTGAAGATTCCGCAACATTGGCGTTGGGATCGCTAGAGCCTGCGGTGGACGATGCTCGGTCAGGACCGCGAATTGCCTTCACCACCGATTCGTTTGTGGTCAAACCGCTGTTCTTTCCCGGCGGTGATATCGGCAAGCTGGCGGTTTTCGGAACGGTCAACGATTTAGCGGTCGTCGGCGCGACTCCATTGTACCTTTCAGCAGCGTTCATCCTCGAAGAAGGATTTGAGATCGAATTGTTGCGGCGGATTGTGATTTCGATGCGACATGCGTGTGATCAAGCCGGAGTGACGTTGGTCACCGGCGATACCAAAGTGGTCGACCGTGGCAAAGGCGACGAGGTGTTCATTACGACGACGGGAATCGGACTGCACGCAGCCAACCACGCGTTATCGATTCGCAATGCTCGGCCCGGGGATCAGATCATTGTTTCGGGAACCATCGGAGATCACGGGATGACGATCATGTCGACCCGCGAAGGGATTGAATTTGAAACGGCGCTGCAGAGTGACACGGCGCCGCTGAATGATTTAACGCGAGCGATGTTGGACGCGTGCCCCTCGATCCGCGTCATGCGTGATCCAACGCGGGGCGGCGTCTCGAGCACGTTGAACGAATTGGCGACGGCTTCGAATGTAGGGATTTTACTTGACGAAGCTTCGATTCCGGTGCGTCCCGAGGTTCATTCGGCATGTGAGATGCTTGGATTGGATCCGATGTATGTGGCCAATGAAGGCAAATTGATTGTGGTGGTCGCTGAACAAGATTGCCAGTCACTGATGAAGGTGATGAAGCAACATCCGCTGGGCCGAGATGCCGCGGTGATTGGAAACGTGACCGCCGATCATGCGGGAATGGTGGTGATGCGAACTCTGGTCGGTGGTCAACGCGTCGTGACGATGTTGGCCGGAGAGCAATTACCGAGGATTTGCTGA
- the hypF gene encoding carbamoyltransferase HypF, producing the protein MQRRAITVSGIVQAVGFRPFVYSLATKLRLVGFVQNRSGVVYIEAEGNDTALDQFAEQLRCQAPGLSRIDDLTWQSIPIVNDAGFRMIDSDRAELAQVFVSPDVATCLDCRRELFDPADRRYRYPFLNCTQCGPRLTIIHRAPYDRVNTTMAAFEMCAACRAEYERPTDRRFHAQPIACPDCGPTLQLLDEMAMPLDEADPLESFVAEIKQGNIGALKGIGGYHLVCQAGDDAVVNRLRQRKCREQKPFAVMVRDWTQAAKWCVIDEAELQLLQSSRRPIVCLRKRVCLRRRKDVAGISDAVAPGNAFLGVMLPYSPLHELLLDRVGDEPLVMTSGNRSDEPIAYEDADAAVRLRGIADRFLIHNRPIHVRCDDSVTHIIAGRESPIRRSRGDAPMPIKLPFDCSQPMLAVGGQLKNVFALGSGSNAFLSHHIGDLNHLSAVDTFQRDVGMYEQLFGITPRVIVHDLHPDYASTRYAIERAERDATLAFAVQHHHSHLASCMAEHGIDGEVIGVIFDGSGYGNDGTIWGGEFLIGGYRSFRRAAYLRPIRLPGGDKATKEPWRVALSYLTMAECDVEGWLSEIDTVIRPRVVSVVQQMIDRGFNSPWTSSAGRLFDAVAAIAGVRQTVHFEGQAAIELESLALDVDCEKTYRWNMTNAIDAQDDWHPSLDTRPLIRGVFADAKNQVDKRLIARRFHNSLAAMTVQTCIQLANSASLDRVVLSGGVFMNTLLTTLVAEALEAKGLRVFLHERVPANDGGISLGQLAVAAHHGQC; encoded by the coding sequence AAGCGGTGGGGTTTCGTCCCTTTGTTTATTCCCTCGCGACCAAGCTGCGACTGGTTGGTTTTGTCCAGAACCGGTCGGGCGTCGTCTATATCGAAGCCGAGGGAAATGACACCGCGTTGGATCAATTCGCCGAGCAGCTCCGCTGCCAAGCTCCTGGGCTGTCGCGGATCGACGACCTGACGTGGCAGTCGATCCCGATCGTCAACGATGCGGGGTTCCGGATGATCGACAGCGATCGGGCCGAGCTTGCTCAGGTCTTTGTCTCGCCGGACGTGGCGACGTGTCTCGATTGCCGCCGTGAACTGTTTGATCCGGCGGATCGGCGTTATCGCTATCCGTTTCTGAACTGCACCCAGTGCGGTCCCCGGCTAACGATCATTCATCGCGCACCGTACGATCGTGTGAATACGACGATGGCCGCATTCGAAATGTGCGCGGCTTGTCGTGCCGAGTATGAACGGCCCACGGACCGCCGTTTCCACGCCCAGCCGATCGCGTGCCCGGATTGTGGACCCACCCTGCAGCTGCTCGACGAGATGGCCATGCCGCTCGATGAGGCGGATCCTTTAGAAAGTTTTGTTGCAGAAATCAAACAAGGCAACATCGGCGCTCTCAAAGGGATCGGCGGGTACCATCTGGTTTGTCAGGCCGGTGATGATGCAGTCGTCAATCGGCTTCGGCAACGTAAATGTCGCGAGCAGAAACCGTTTGCCGTGATGGTTCGTGATTGGACGCAGGCAGCGAAGTGGTGTGTGATCGACGAAGCGGAACTGCAACTGCTGCAGTCATCGCGGCGGCCGATCGTTTGCCTGCGAAAACGCGTTTGCCTGCGAAGACGCAAGGATGTCGCTGGAATTAGCGACGCGGTGGCTCCTGGGAATGCGTTTCTCGGTGTGATGCTGCCTTACAGCCCGCTTCACGAATTGTTGCTGGATCGCGTCGGGGACGAGCCCCTGGTAATGACCAGCGGGAATCGTAGCGACGAGCCGATCGCCTACGAAGATGCCGATGCGGCCGTGCGGCTGCGTGGGATCGCGGATCGGTTTTTGATTCACAATCGACCGATTCACGTCCGTTGTGACGACTCGGTCACCCACATCATCGCAGGCCGTGAATCGCCGATTCGACGTTCGCGAGGGGATGCGCCGATGCCGATCAAACTGCCTTTTGATTGCTCGCAACCGATGTTGGCAGTGGGTGGGCAGCTCAAAAATGTGTTTGCACTTGGCAGCGGTTCCAATGCATTTTTGAGTCACCACATTGGCGATCTAAATCACTTGTCCGCCGTGGACACGTTTCAGCGTGATGTGGGGATGTACGAGCAATTGTTCGGAATCACGCCACGGGTGATTGTCCACGATTTGCATCCCGATTACGCGTCAACGCGGTACGCGATCGAACGCGCCGAGCGTGATGCGACGCTAGCATTCGCAGTTCAGCATCATCATTCGCACTTGGCAAGTTGCATGGCCGAGCATGGGATTGACGGTGAGGTGATTGGCGTGATCTTTGACGGCAGCGGTTACGGTAACGATGGGACGATTTGGGGCGGTGAGTTTTTGATTGGGGGTTACCGATCGTTCCGCCGTGCCGCTTATTTGCGTCCCATTCGGCTTCCCGGTGGCGACAAAGCGACCAAGGAACCGTGGCGAGTGGCGCTCAGCTATTTGACGATGGCCGAGTGTGACGTCGAAGGATGGCTGAGCGAAATCGACACGGTGATTCGTCCTCGCGTAGTAAGCGTCGTCCAGCAAATGATCGATCGTGGATTCAACTCGCCCTGGACATCGAGTGCCGGCCGATTGTTTGACGCGGTCGCGGCGATCGCGGGCGTCCGCCAGACGGTTCATTTCGAGGGGCAAGCCGCGATCGAACTCGAATCGCTCGCGCTCGACGTCGACTGTGAAAAAACGTACCGGTGGAACATGACCAATGCGATCGATGCGCAGGATGATTGGCATCCTTCACTCGATACGCGACCACTGATTCGCGGCGTATTTGCCGATGCGAAAAACCAAGTCGACAAGCGACTGATTGCGCGTCGATTCCACAACTCGCTGGCGGCGATGACGGTTCAAACATGCATCCAACTTGCGAACTCGGCTTCGCTAGACCGAGTGGTTCTCAGTGGAGGCGTTTTTATGAACACGCTCTTGACCACCCTTGTTGCCGAAGCATTAGAAGCCAAAGGACTTCGTGTTTTTCTTCATGAGCGTGTGCCTGCAAACGATGGCGGCATCAGTTTGGGGCAACTCGCGGTCGCAGCCCATCATGGGCAGTGCTGA